From one Rhodamnia argentea isolate NSW1041297 chromosome 1, ASM2092103v1, whole genome shotgun sequence genomic stretch:
- the LOC125314784 gene encoding glycine-rich cell wall structural protein 1.0-like: protein MTGFASVGRSSRRHGTRSQRRRGSREGGGTNRVRVHGGRWGSWVGSARPGGQWASGSSLGVEGSGRHRGGARVDGDLGWRCDKGPRARLGSGVGARVGGRRRWEGVTNGWGLGFGSRVAWASGPRRVSAGQGCGIGDGASPGHPLRWSGGGRGRGWWRRGEMGGGDGGCRRAEQRAEVEGAGRGSWGAAPSSRRAARWTEWWWLLSSGWWRKVALVGGGGRRPRE, encoded by the coding sequence ATGACGGGGTTTGCAAGCGTTGGACGAAGCTCGCGACGACACGGCACGAGATCTCAGCGGCGTCGAGGCTCACGGGAAGGCGGCGGCACGAATCGGGTTCGGGTCCACGGCGGCCGATGGGGTTCGTGGGTCGGCTCGGCTCGACCAGGCGGGCAGTGGGCTTCGGGCTCGAGTCTAGGGGTAGAGGGCTCGGGTCGGCATCGCGGCGGGGCTCGGGTGGATGGCGACCTCGGCTGGCGGTGCGACAAAGGGCCGCGGGCGCGGCTGGGCAGCGGCGTCGGGGCTAGGGTCGGAGGCCGGAGACGGTGGGAAGGCGTCACGAACGGCTGGGGCCTTGGGTTTGGGTCTCGGGTGGCCTGGGCGTCGGGGCCGAGAAGGGTCTCGGCTGGGCAAGGGTGCGGGATCGGCGATGGGGCGAGTCCGGGTCACCCGCTGAGGTGGTCTGGCGGTGGCAGAGGTCGTGGCTGGTGGCGACGGGGTGAGATGGGAGGTGGAGATGGGGGCTGTCGTCGGGCGGAGCAGAGGGCAGAGGTGGAGGGGGCTGGTCGCGGGTCGTGGGGTGCGGCGCCGTCGTCGCGCCGCGCCGCGAGGTGGACGGAGTGGTGGTGGCTGCTGTCGTCGGGGTGGTGGCGCAAGGTGGCTCTTGTGGGTGGGGGCGGGCGACGGCCGAGAGAGTGA
- the LOC115753664 gene encoding sodium/hydrogen exchanger 2-like — protein sequence MAIDPGSIFSKLGAFTSDHESVVSMNLFVALLCACIVIGHLLEETRWMNESITALAIGLCTGVVILLTTRGKSSRLLVFSEDLFFIYLLPPIIFNAGFQVKKKQFFRNFMTIILFGAVGTLISFGIISLGAKYVFEGLNLRQLDIGDYLAIGAIFSATDSVCTLQVLNQDETPLLYSLVFGEGVVNDATSVVLFNAIQSFDLSHIDSSIALKFVGNFLYLFILSTLLGVLTGLLSAYIIRKLYFGRHSTDREVALMILMAYMSYMLAELFYLSGILTVFFCGIVMSHYTWHNVTESSRVTTKHAFATLSFVAEVFIFLYVGMDALDIERWSIVSNSPKKSVQFSSILLGLVLIGRAAFVFPLSILSNLTKKNTHEKLKFKQQLVIWWAGLMRGAVSMALAYNKFALFETKDRKNAFMITSTITVVLFSTVVFGLMTKPLIRLLLPSPKHLVRMASSEPTSPKSFIVPLLDNGQGTESNQSNQNVPRPSSLRMLLTTPTNTVHYYWRKFDDAFMRPVFGGRGFVPFVPGSPTDRSNH from the exons ATGGCGATCGATCCCGGCTCCATCTTTAGCAAATTGGGAGCATTCACATCCGACCACGAATCAGTTGTGTCGATGAACCTCTTTGTTGCGCTCCTTTGTGCTTGTATAGTGATTGGTCACCTGTTGGAGGAAACTCGATGGATGAACGAGTCAATCACGGCCCTTGCGATT GGTCTTTGCACTGGAGTTGTTATTCTGCTTACTACTCGAGGAAAGAGTTCCCGTCTATTGGTATTCAGTGAAGATCTTTTCTTTATCTATCTTCTTCCACCCATCATATTTAATGCCGG GTTCCaggtgaagaagaagcagtTTTTCCGCAATTTTATGACAATCATACTCTTCGGTGCAGTTGGAACTCTGATATCCTTTGGCATCATTTCCTTAG GTGCCAAATACGTTTTTGAGGGATTGAACTTACGTCAACTGGATATAGGAGATTATCTTG CAATTGGAGCAATATTCTCTGCTACAGATTCTGTGTGTACCTTGCAG GTCCTTAATCAGGATGAAACTCCCCTGTTATATAGTCTCGTGTTCGGAGAAGGCGTTGTAAACGATGCTACGTCAGTGGTTCTTTTCAATGCAATTCAAAGTTTTGATCTTTCCCACATCGACTCAAGCATCGCATTGAAGTTTGTTGGCAACTTTTTGTACTTATTTATCCTGAGTACGTTGCTGGGAGTTTTG ACTGGATTGCTTAGTGCTTATATCATCAGAAAGCTCTACTTTGGCAG GCACTCGACTGACCGGGAAGTTGCTCTCATGATTCTCATGGCATATATGTCGTATATGCTGGCTGAA CTCTTTTACTTAAGTGGCATCCTCACCGTATTCTTTTGCGGAATCGTCATGTCACACTACACATGGCATAATGTCACTGAAAGTTCAAGGGTGACCACCAA GCACGCTTTTGCAACTTTGTCATTTGTTGCTGAGGTTTTTATATTCCTTTATGTTGGCATGGATGCCTTGGACATCGAGAGATGGAGCATTGTCAGCAATAG TCCCAAAAAATCAGTCCAGTTTAGCTCCATATTGTTGGGACTGGTTCTGATCGGAAGAGCAGCCTTTGTTTTCCCCCTGTCAATTTTATCCAACTTGACTAAGAAAAATACTCATGAGAAACTTAAGTTCAAGCAACAg CTTGTAATATGGTGGGCTGGTCTTATGCGCGGTGCTGTGTCCATGGCTCTTGCTTACAATAAG TTCGCTCTGTTCGAGACAAAAGATAGGAAGAATGCGTTTATGATCACCAGTACTATCACGGTCGTTCTATTCAGCACGGTG GTTTTTGGGCTGATGACCAAACCTCTTATCCGGCTCTTGCTTCCTTCGCCCAAGCACTTAGTCCGCATGGCTTCCTCCGAGCCAACTAGCCCCAAATCCTTCATTGTGCCGCTCCTCGACAATGGCCAGGGCACAGAGAGTAACCAGAGCAACCAAAACGTCCCCCGGCCGTCGAGCTTACGCATGCTTCTGACGACCCCTACTAACACTGTACACTACTACTGGCGGAAGTTCGACGATGCCTTCATGCGACCTGTGTTCGGAGGGCGAGGTTTCGTGCCCTTTGTCCCCGGATCACCGACAGATCGCAGTAATCATTAA